In the genome of Lathyrus oleraceus cultivar Zhongwan6 chromosome 4, CAAS_Psat_ZW6_1.0, whole genome shotgun sequence, the window GTGTCTTACTGTATTGACAAGGAGTGGAGAGTCATTTCTCATCCATGTTTCCTGTATTCCAGTTTGGCAGTGGGAATAGCAACCGTCGATAAACATTCCTTTAGATGGAGAATTACTAACCACACTAATTGCCTTTAAGAATTCTGTCCTGAAACCTGAAAAACAATTCATTCGTGTATTATGTTCGATACTTCTATTTTCTCAAATTATTACCAGTGTTAGTGTCAGTGTCATATCAGATGTTTGTGTTTGTGCTTCATAGCACGATATGCATTAAGTATTGACAGATAGAACAAACTTTATGCCCGTTTCTAAGGTTAAGTAGAAGCTTGGAAAATTGGACAAGTCATGATCATAGAATGTTCACCTTGCATTGTGGTTAATTGATTAGATGAGCAATCTTTTATATCGAGCTTGCAGCTACGCCAAGTGCCATGTGGATCAGCAACACCGGGTGCCAAAATATTCTTAATCTGAACCAAAGCAACAAGTTCGGATTCAGAGAAAATATTATAAAGATATCAGCACTTGTTAAACCATTTACTGTGTTCACTTTATGAAAACAAAACTTTCCTAGTGAATCAGGAAACACTAAGATAAAAAGATAGTGTCTGCGAGTTCTAGTTAAGGCTGTGTTTGGATTGGCTTATGAACAACAAATCTGAGTGACGAAGTTTCAAATAGTACTGATACACTCCAAAAGAACACCATTTCAAAAATAAATTGATTCTTGAGAAAGCGAATTCCTACCTGCCATGAGTCATAGGCTGCATTTACAAAGAAGATTGGTGTACTGATTTGTGCGACCACATTTTGCGGGAAAAAACACTGCAAATATAGTTCTGAAGTATTAGCAACACCGAAGAAGTTTTGATGGTTGTAGGTTTACAACAAAACTTACCAGCCCTGGTGAAAGTCTTGATGTGCAAGATGAAGGCAAATTCTTTGCCGAGGCctaaaataaataagaaaataCAAATGATCAATGAGCATCgaagaaaattttcaaaagcTTCTCCCTAAAGAAAAGTAACTTTTGAGTCACCGAAAATGGTTTTGAGTAAGAGATTTATAATGGGAAAGAAAGAATGAGTACATGTGTTTGAACGACTTGGCTGTAGAATTGTTCAATGTGTTGTGCTCCAGAGACAGCTTTTCTGTTGTAAAACAATGAGGTATTGAATCATTAAATTACTTTAGAAAagaatttctggaaaaaaaattaacTATAAATCACACTTATAAACACATTTTCAACCCACGGTCTTAGTTCCAACGCCAAGGACCGGACATATGGAGCATGACCCGAGATCCCGTTCAAGGTTCAGTTCATTAAGAAAACCCGAACCACCGTACTGTAACAATAACTCAGTAAAACTGAATCGACACTATATATGCAACTTACACATTGATAAAATAACCAGCATCTGAGACGCATTTAACTTTAGCTGCTGCAGGAAGTAAAGTTCTAAAGCGATCGCATTGTAAAATAGAAGTCAATCCTCCAGCAGAACATCCAGATAGAATTGCCTGTACGTTTAACCAAGTGAATTAGAATCTAAACTCATTCGTAGAGATAAAAAAAAGTTGGAAGTCATCAATCATCCTacatttttagcatttttcattcCTTTTGCTAGTAAATCCTCAATGACAGCAACAAATATTCTTCCTCCTCTATAGTGCAAATTGGTTGCCTGACTCATAGTTCAAATTATAGAATCTCAGCACATAGAGCATGACCATATAATTgaaattttcaattttttctaAAACTTTTAAACTTACTGGATCAACAGCTTCAACATCACCGGTAAATGATGAACCGTCACAATACCTAACCTTGATTCTGTTCCAATTGTAGAAATCTGGATTTTACAAATCACAAGCATTGTTCAAAATTGAATTCATAAGCACAAACAATATATAACTTATAAGATAAGTGCTTCTGCTATAAATGCTTAATTAAGTGGTTTATCCAAACTAAACACAATACCTGGATTAAACTTTTTTCCATTACTAAAAA includes:
- the LOC127074828 gene encoding pectin acetylesterase 8, whose protein sequence is MKSTKMEHLLSLVICTLLLVKSAEGVAVPITYVQSAVPKGAVCLDGSPPAYHFDKGFDAGIDNWIVHFVGGGWCNNASTCLDRRDTPLGSSKKMDTTLSFSGFFSNGKKFNPDFYNWNRIKVRYCDGSSFTGDVEAVDPATNLHYRGGRIFVAVIEDLLAKGMKNAKNAILSGCSAGGLTSILQCDRFRTLLPAAAKVKCVSDAGYFINVKAVSGAQHIEQFYSQVVQTHASAKNLPSSCTSRLSPGLCFFPQNVVAQISTPIFFVNAAYDSWQIKNILAPGVADPHGTWRSCKLDIKDCSSNQLTTMQGFRTEFLKAISVVSNSPSKGMFIDGCYSHCQTGIQETWMRNDSPLLVNTTIAKAVGDWYFERKGFQQIDCSYPCNPTCHNRVFE